A window from Chitinophaga filiformis encodes these proteins:
- a CDS encoding ThuA domain-containing protein, whose product MQIRYVMMLLVLLGTVMSGCQKKTRPGNPRVLVFTKTAGFRHASIPAGIQAIQKLGKENGFEVDTTENAANFTEDTLQKYAAVIFLNTTGDVLNNYQEADFERYIQSGGGFVGIHSATDTEYEWGWYGELVGAYFDNHPAGTHKAKLTVKDKTFQATATLPDTWEHTDEWYNFKKISKHTHVLITVDEKTYEGGTNGPDHPISWYHDFDGGRAFYTELGHTNESYTEPQYLAHILGGIKYAIGKNTMLDYAQATTLRVPEENRFTKNTLISGELFEPTEMTILPDLSILVAQRRGEIMYYNQASRKLTQAGFLRVYYKTEVPNVNAEEGVLGMSADPDFAKNHYVYIYYSPADTSVNRLSRFKFENNVLDTASEKIILQLYSQRNICCHTGGSITFGPGGLLYLSTGDNSTPFDEPGQKYVSNGYAPLDDRPGHLQYDGRRTSANSNDLRGKILRIKINEDGTYGIPEGNLFKPGTPNARPEIYAMGTRNPYRISVDRKNGYLYWGEVGPDANNDDPNRGPRGYDEINQAKKPGNFGYPMFVGNNYAYHLYDYETGKSGPAFDPAKPVNNSRNNTGIKNLPPAQPAFIWYPYAKSPDFPSMGSGGRNAMAGPVYYNEFYPKETRFPDYYNNKFFIYDWVRGWIKAVSFDKDFNLSKTEDFIPHTKFNAIIDMEMGPDGRLYLLEYGNGWFSKNKDAALSRIDYNGGNRAPVAEIHADKLSGGLPFKAKLSAKGSSDPDGDQLTYVWYLGNGNKKETKEPETEVTFTTAGEYAVSVEVLDGNGASTRSSGIELYAGNETPEVKVSVTGNKMFYFPGKPVAYSVSVKDKEDGSTADGKIDVANLYIRADYMEGNDKAGIPQQGHQIITGAIAGKNMVESSDCKTCHKVDEKSIGPSFKQVAEKYKDDPKAADYLADKIIKGGGGVWGETAMSAHPTITQSEAHQLVEYVMSLGGNTKAAPSLPVSGTVDPTVGKPEKDNGVLYLMASYTDKGGPGIKPITGTDAITLRSPKIAAASFDKSDGVSTFEFDGKKLLIPAGNGWATYKNLDLTAVNGININYFTQEPLQHGYIVEIFLDKADGQKLGEAIIGVGAKGMAPNTATISFAPVADGKEHTLHVTIKAADPAEKTGLGISSFQLMSK is encoded by the coding sequence ATGCAAATCAGGTACGTAATGATGCTGCTGGTATTACTGGGAACAGTAATGTCCGGTTGCCAGAAGAAAACCCGGCCCGGTAACCCAAGGGTACTGGTGTTCACCAAAACCGCCGGTTTCCGGCATGCTTCTATCCCCGCAGGGATACAGGCTATTCAGAAGCTCGGAAAAGAAAATGGCTTTGAAGTAGACACCACAGAGAATGCCGCCAATTTTACCGAAGATACGCTGCAGAAATATGCAGCTGTGATCTTTCTGAATACCACTGGCGATGTACTGAACAATTACCAGGAAGCAGATTTTGAAAGATATATTCAGTCAGGCGGAGGCTTCGTGGGCATCCACTCTGCAACTGACACTGAATATGAGTGGGGTTGGTATGGAGAACTGGTAGGTGCTTATTTCGATAATCATCCCGCGGGTACACACAAGGCCAAACTGACGGTGAAGGACAAAACGTTCCAGGCCACAGCTACACTGCCTGATACATGGGAACATACCGATGAGTGGTATAATTTTAAGAAGATCAGCAAGCATACACATGTGCTGATCACAGTAGATGAAAAGACTTATGAAGGCGGTACCAACGGACCTGATCATCCTATCAGCTGGTACCACGATTTCGACGGTGGCCGCGCCTTTTATACAGAGTTAGGTCATACCAACGAATCATATACAGAACCACAGTATCTCGCACATATCCTGGGTGGTATTAAATATGCCATCGGCAAGAATACCATGCTCGATTATGCGCAGGCTACCACTTTGCGTGTGCCGGAAGAGAACAGGTTCACTAAAAACACGCTCATTTCTGGAGAGCTCTTTGAGCCTACTGAAATGACCATCCTGCCGGATCTCAGCATCCTGGTGGCACAACGCAGGGGAGAGATCATGTATTATAACCAGGCCAGTCGTAAACTGACACAGGCCGGTTTCCTGCGGGTATATTATAAAACTGAAGTGCCTAATGTAAATGCAGAAGAAGGTGTGCTGGGTATGAGCGCAGACCCGGATTTTGCAAAGAACCATTATGTTTATATCTATTATTCCCCGGCAGATACTTCCGTAAACCGCTTGTCCCGTTTCAAGTTTGAGAACAACGTGCTGGATACTGCATCTGAAAAGATCATCCTCCAGCTGTATTCCCAACGTAATATCTGCTGCCATACAGGTGGTTCTATCACCTTTGGCCCCGGAGGTCTCTTATACCTGTCTACAGGCGATAACAGTACACCCTTCGACGAACCCGGACAGAAATATGTCAGCAACGGATATGCCCCGCTGGATGACCGCCCGGGGCACCTGCAGTATGACGGCCGCCGTACATCTGCCAATAGCAACGATCTGCGCGGAAAGATCCTGCGCATAAAGATCAACGAAGATGGTACTTACGGCATTCCGGAAGGTAACCTCTTCAAACCAGGTACGCCTAATGCCCGTCCTGAGATCTATGCAATGGGTACACGTAACCCTTACCGTATTTCTGTAGACCGTAAGAATGGATACCTCTACTGGGGCGAAGTAGGACCGGATGCTAATAACGACGATCCTAACCGTGGTCCGCGTGGTTATGATGAGATCAACCAGGCAAAGAAACCGGGCAATTTTGGTTATCCGATGTTTGTAGGTAACAACTATGCCTATCATCTGTATGACTATGAAACAGGTAAGAGCGGCCCTGCGTTTGATCCTGCAAAGCCTGTGAACAATTCACGCAATAATACCGGTATCAAGAACCTGCCACCCGCGCAGCCGGCCTTTATATGGTACCCTTATGCCAAATCGCCCGACTTCCCCTCAATGGGTAGTGGTGGACGTAATGCAATGGCGGGACCTGTATACTACAATGAATTCTATCCGAAGGAAACACGTTTCCCGGATTATTATAACAACAAGTTCTTCATCTACGACTGGGTACGCGGCTGGATCAAGGCAGTGAGCTTCGACAAAGACTTCAACCTGTCAAAGACGGAAGATTTTATACCACATACAAAATTCAATGCCATCATCGATATGGAAATGGGGCCTGATGGTCGCCTGTATTTATTGGAATATGGCAATGGATGGTTCAGTAAAAATAAGGATGCAGCCCTGTCACGTATCGACTATAATGGCGGCAACCGTGCGCCTGTAGCAGAGATCCATGCCGATAAACTGTCGGGCGGTCTGCCATTTAAAGCGAAACTGAGTGCGAAAGGATCTTCCGATCCTGATGGCGATCAGCTGACATATGTATGGTACCTGGGCAATGGCAATAAGAAAGAAACCAAAGAGCCTGAAACAGAAGTAACCTTTACCACTGCAGGTGAATACGCAGTATCTGTAGAAGTGCTGGATGGCAATGGCGCCAGCACGCGCAGCAGTGGTATAGAGCTGTATGCTGGTAATGAAACACCGGAAGTGAAGGTGAGTGTGACCGGCAATAAGATGTTCTATTTCCCCGGCAAGCCTGTCGCTTACAGTGTAAGTGTGAAGGATAAAGAAGACGGCTCTACAGCAGATGGCAAGATCGATGTTGCCAACCTGTATATCAGGGCAGACTATATGGAAGGTAATGACAAAGCCGGTATTCCCCAGCAGGGGCACCAGATCATTACCGGCGCTATTGCCGGTAAGAACATGGTAGAATCCAGCGATTGTAAGACCTGTCATAAAGTAGATGAAAAATCTATCGGGCCCAGCTTCAAACAGGTGGCAGAGAAATATAAAGATGATCCGAAAGCGGCTGATTACCTGGCAGACAAGATCATCAAAGGTGGTGGCGGTGTATGGGGCGAAACAGCCATGTCTGCGCATCCTACCATCACACAGTCAGAGGCGCATCAGCTGGTAGAGTATGTGATGTCATTAGGCGGTAATACCAAAGCTGCACCATCATTGCCAGTAAGCGGTACGGTAGATCCTACTGTGGGGAAACCGGAAAAAGACAATGGTGTGTTGTACCTGATGGCGAGTTATACTGATAAAGGTGGTCCTGGTATCAAGCCTATTACTGGTACCGATGCCATTACGCTGAGGAGCCCGAAAATAGCTGCAGCATCATTTGATAAATCGGACGGTGTCTCTACATTCGAATTTGATGGTAAGAAGTTGTTGATACCTGCCGGCAATGGATGGGCTACTTACAAAAATCTTGACCTGACAGCAGTAAATGGTATCAATATTAACTATTTCACGCAGGAGCCTTTGCAGCATGGTTATATCGTAGAGATATTCCTGGATAAGGCAGATGGTCAGAAACTGGGAGAAGCTATAATTGGAGTAGGAGCTAAAGGAATGGCGCCTAATACTGCAACGATCTCGTTTGCACCGGTGGCAGACGGGAAGGAGCATACATTGCATGTAACGATTAAAGCGGCTGATCCGGCAGAGAAAACCGGGCTTGGAATATCATCTTTCCAGTTGATGAGTAAATAA
- a CDS encoding RtcB family protein — translation MGNLRTKELSKIGYTNDRARSLVINTISKHFKHHTKEQLITLLSGIKEKPEQYINDEILGKIAGTFIEKEEVTHHTAFNLLEETGRLKIYGGKEIEHSAKQQMEIAMSLPVTVQGALMPDAHAGYGLPIGGVLATDNAVIPYAVGVDIGCRMALSIFDEGESFIKRYGYQMKVALKEWTHFGMEGGLDVEQEHAVLDDPAFQATDLLKKLQAKAARQLGSSGSGNHFVEFGMIRLSEDNSLGLPAKDYVALLSHSGSRGLGANVAMHYTKIAMDTCKLPRQAQQLAWLDMNSEAGQEYWLSMQLAGDYARACHDRIHINMAKALGLERLITVENHHNFAWEERLEDGRKVIVHRKGATPAHEGEPGIIPGSMTTAAYLVTGKGVEQSLFSASHGAGRMMSRKRARESMTVSALKKMLGDAGVTLIGGSVEENPLAYKDIESVIAAQQELVNIEGRFLPRIVRMHKE, via the coding sequence ATGGGCAATTTACGCACAAAAGAACTGAGTAAGATCGGTTATACAAATGACCGTGCAAGAAGTCTGGTCATTAATACTATTTCAAAACATTTTAAGCATCATACCAAAGAGCAGCTCATTACATTATTGTCTGGCATAAAAGAGAAGCCTGAGCAATACATCAATGATGAAATACTGGGTAAGATCGCAGGCACATTCATAGAAAAAGAAGAAGTAACACATCATACGGCGTTCAATTTACTGGAAGAGACCGGGCGACTGAAGATCTACGGTGGTAAGGAGATTGAGCACAGCGCGAAGCAGCAGATGGAGATCGCTATGTCACTGCCTGTAACGGTACAGGGAGCGCTGATGCCGGATGCACATGCCGGGTATGGCTTGCCCATTGGCGGTGTGCTGGCTACTGATAATGCTGTTATACCTTATGCTGTAGGCGTAGACATTGGCTGCCGCATGGCATTGTCCATCTTCGATGAAGGAGAGAGCTTTATTAAACGTTACGGATACCAGATGAAGGTGGCACTGAAAGAGTGGACACACTTTGGTATGGAAGGCGGGCTGGATGTAGAACAGGAGCATGCGGTACTGGATGATCCTGCTTTTCAGGCAACTGACTTATTAAAGAAGCTGCAGGCAAAAGCGGCGCGGCAGCTGGGAAGTTCAGGCAGTGGTAATCATTTCGTGGAGTTTGGTATGATCCGTTTGTCTGAAGATAACTCACTGGGGCTGCCGGCGAAAGATTATGTCGCGCTATTATCGCACTCCGGCAGCAGGGGACTGGGCGCCAATGTAGCGATGCATTACACGAAGATCGCTATGGATACCTGCAAGCTGCCGAGACAAGCGCAGCAACTGGCCTGGCTGGATATGAACAGTGAGGCGGGGCAGGAGTACTGGCTCAGCATGCAACTGGCGGGTGATTATGCCAGGGCCTGTCATGACAGGATACATATTAATATGGCGAAAGCATTGGGACTGGAGCGGCTGATCACTGTTGAGAACCACCACAATTTTGCGTGGGAAGAAAGACTGGAAGATGGCCGTAAAGTGATCGTACATCGCAAAGGAGCTACACCTGCTCACGAAGGAGAACCGGGTATTATTCCGGGCAGTATGACCACGGCAGCTTACCTGGTGACCGGAAAAGGAGTGGAGCAGTCTTTATTTTCTGCGTCACACGGTGCAGGCAGAATGATGAGCCGGAAACGCGCCAGGGAAAGTATGACAGTCTCCGCATTAAAGAAGATGCTGGGCGATGCGGGTGTTACGCTGATCGGTGGAAGTGTGGAAGAAAATCCGCTCGCCTATAAAGACATCGAGAGCGTGATTGCTGCGCAACAGGAACTGGTCAACATTGAGGGTCGCTTTTTACCCCGGATTGTAAGAATGCATAAAGAGTAA
- a CDS encoding SusC/RagA family TonB-linked outer membrane protein, with protein sequence MKRHVYRTFACCWLLLLLFAGAAFAQTKFTGKVTDKTSGNPLPGVTVAVKNSGRGTATDPAGNFSLTAKKGETLVFSFVGYTQQEVVLGDAASISVVLSEKVGSLDEVVVTGYATQRKKDLTGAVSVVNVEQISRQPTAQVSNQLQGQVSGITVLGSGQPGEEPQVRIRGVNTFGNNTPLYVIDGVPTQNIVDLNPYDVASMQVLKDAGSASIYGARAANGVIIITTKRGKPDGKVRVTYDGYYGTQRPKGGNVWHILSPQEMANLKWMALKNTDPNVVYNDGLYGSGATPRLPDYIAPGGLMEGDPAVDPSKYNVNPFYKNPSDLDNFYRINKANKGGTDWFHEIFKPAMITSHNVSVSGGGDQGAYYLSFYYFNQKGTLLDTYLKRYSIRSNSFFNVGKHVRIGENLEFSVIDNPRITALTEGSGIGMAFREQPIIPVRDIKGNFAGSFSTNGAQLGNARNPVAIQERTKDNRGLGNRLLGNVYGEVDFLQHFTFRTSFGGEVYSASNHSFTYPEYENAENNKVNSYTESATSGYNWTWSNTLTYSQSFNKIHNVKVLVGTEAFDNHGRMVTGTTQNYFIFDPNFTNLGTGTGTVTNNSNAFTDGLFSIFGRLDYSLFDKYLLGAVIRRDGSSRFGANNRYGTFPAISAGWRVSQEEFLKHVSWISDLKIRGGWGIMGNQLNVDPSNAFTQYGLNKGSSFYDIGGTSNTLASGFFRTTIGNPDAKWESNINTNVGFDATLFKGKLEISADYYKKRVKDLLFTPEVSGTAGRSNPPAVNIAEMQNHGIDLSLGINDIHITKELVLKANATLTTYKNKIINISGDAPYFDLEARRFNGNFIIRNAIDHPISSFYGYKTVGFWNTAEEIAAANDQAQKATNNPNAVYQTGIKLGRFRYQDTNGDGIITDADRTFLGNPSPDFSYGLNLQLDYKNFDFTVFLYGVQGNNIWNQVRWWTDFYPSFAGAKSKTALYDSWRPDHQNAKAPIQENEGSFSTNTVPNSFLVENGSYLRAKNMMLGYTLPKAVLQRIGIEKFRIYVQAANLFTITKYSGIDPEITGGTTNFGLDEGAYPNQRQFLVGVNVGF encoded by the coding sequence ATGAAGAGACATGTCTACCGCACATTTGCGTGTTGCTGGCTATTGTTGTTGTTGTTTGCCGGCGCTGCATTCGCCCAGACTAAATTTACCGGGAAGGTCACAGACAAGACTTCCGGTAATCCCTTGCCAGGTGTAACTGTAGCAGTTAAGAATTCCGGCCGTGGTACAGCCACAGACCCGGCTGGTAATTTCAGTCTGACTGCCAAGAAAGGAGAGACCCTGGTGTTTTCATTTGTAGGCTACACGCAGCAGGAAGTAGTATTGGGAGATGCTGCTTCTATCAGTGTAGTGCTGAGTGAAAAAGTAGGTTCACTCGATGAAGTAGTGGTAACAGGTTACGCTACTCAACGTAAGAAAGACCTGACAGGCGCTGTATCTGTTGTAAATGTAGAACAGATCAGCCGTCAACCCACAGCCCAGGTGAGCAACCAGTTACAGGGCCAGGTATCTGGTATCACTGTATTAGGTTCTGGTCAGCCGGGTGAAGAGCCACAGGTACGTATCCGTGGTGTGAACACTTTCGGTAACAACACTCCGCTTTATGTAATAGATGGAGTACCTACTCAGAACATCGTAGACCTGAACCCCTATGATGTAGCCTCTATGCAGGTATTGAAAGATGCAGGTTCTGCTTCTATCTATGGTGCAAGAGCAGCTAACGGTGTGATCATCATCACCACCAAAAGAGGTAAACCTGATGGTAAAGTAAGAGTGACCTACGATGGTTACTATGGTACCCAGCGTCCTAAAGGTGGCAATGTATGGCACATCCTTTCTCCGCAGGAAATGGCTAACCTGAAATGGATGGCCTTAAAAAACACAGATCCTAACGTTGTTTATAATGATGGACTGTATGGCTCGGGCGCTACGCCGAGACTGCCAGATTACATCGCTCCCGGTGGGCTGATGGAAGGAGATCCTGCTGTAGATCCATCCAAATACAATGTAAATCCTTTCTACAAGAACCCTTCTGATCTGGACAATTTCTACCGTATCAACAAGGCGAATAAAGGAGGTACAGACTGGTTCCATGAAATCTTCAAGCCTGCGATGATCACCAGCCACAACGTATCAGTAAGTGGTGGTGGCGATCAGGGAGCTTACTACCTCTCTTTCTATTATTTCAATCAGAAAGGTACCTTGCTGGACACTTACCTGAAACGTTACTCTATCCGTTCCAACAGCTTCTTCAATGTAGGCAAACACGTACGTATCGGTGAAAACCTGGAGTTTTCTGTAATAGACAACCCACGTATCACTGCGCTGACAGAAGGAAGTGGTATCGGTATGGCTTTCCGCGAGCAACCTATTATCCCGGTGCGCGATATCAAGGGTAACTTTGCAGGTTCATTCAGTACCAATGGCGCTCAGTTAGGTAACGCCCGTAACCCTGTAGCCATACAGGAGCGTACCAAAGACAACAGAGGTCTGGGTAACCGCCTGTTAGGTAACGTATATGGAGAAGTTGATTTCCTGCAGCATTTCACCTTCCGTACCAGCTTTGGTGGTGAGGTATATTCCGCTTCCAATCACAGCTTCACTTATCCGGAATATGAGAATGCTGAGAACAACAAGGTTAACTCTTATACAGAAAGCGCTACCAGCGGTTATAACTGGACATGGAGCAATACCCTGACCTACTCACAGAGTTTCAATAAGATACATAATGTGAAGGTACTGGTAGGTACTGAAGCCTTCGACAACCATGGTCGTATGGTAACAGGTACTACACAGAACTATTTCATCTTTGATCCTAACTTCACTAACCTGGGTACTGGTACAGGTACTGTTACCAACAACAGTAATGCATTCACTGATGGTCTGTTTTCTATATTTGGCCGTTTGGATTACAGCCTGTTTGATAAATACCTGCTCGGTGCTGTTATCCGTCGTGACGGTTCCAGCAGGTTCGGTGCCAACAACCGTTATGGTACCTTCCCGGCTATCAGCGCGGGCTGGCGTGTTTCCCAGGAAGAATTCCTGAAACATGTATCCTGGATCTCTGACTTAAAGATCAGAGGTGGATGGGGTATCATGGGTAACCAGCTAAACGTTGATCCATCCAATGCATTTACTCAGTATGGTCTGAACAAAGGATCTTCCTTCTATGACATTGGCGGTACTTCCAATACGCTCGCTTCCGGTTTCTTCAGAACAACCATCGGTAACCCGGATGCTAAATGGGAAAGCAATATCAACACCAACGTTGGTTTTGATGCGACCCTCTTTAAAGGCAAACTGGAAATCAGCGCAGACTACTATAAGAAACGCGTAAAAGATCTGTTGTTCACACCAGAGGTTTCCGGTACTGCCGGCCGTTCCAACCCTCCGGCTGTGAACATTGCAGAAATGCAGAACCATGGTATTGATCTGTCTTTGGGCATCAATGATATTCATATCACTAAGGAGCTGGTGCTGAAAGCAAATGCTACGCTGACCACTTATAAGAACAAGATCATTAATATCTCCGGCGACGCGCCTTACTTCGACCTGGAAGCACGTCGTTTCAACGGTAACTTCATCATCCGTAACGCGATCGATCATCCTATCTCCAGCTTCTATGGTTATAAAACTGTGGGCTTCTGGAATACTGCAGAAGAAATCGCAGCAGCAAATGATCAGGCGCAGAAAGCTACCAACAATCCTAATGCAGTGTACCAGACAGGTATCAAACTGGGTCGTTTCCGTTACCAGGATACAAATGGTGATGGCATTATCACAGATGCTGATCGTACCTTCCTGGGTAACCCGAGCCCTGATTTCAGCTATGGCCTGAACCTGCAACTGGATTACAAGAATTTTGATTTCACAGTGTTCCTGTATGGTGTACAGGGTAATAACATCTGGAACCAGGTACGTTGGTGGACAGACTTCTATCCATCTTTCGCAGGTGCTAAGAGCAAAACAGCCCTGTACGATTCCTGGAGGCCTGATCATCAGAACGCAAAAGCACCAATCCAGGAGAACGAAGGTTCTTTCAGTACCAACACAGTGCCTAACTCGTTCCTCGTTGAAAATGGTTCATACCTGCGTGCTAAAAACATGATGCTTGGTTATACTTTACCTAAGGCTGTTCTGCAGCGCATAGGCATTGAGAAATTCCGCATCTATGTACAGGCAGCTAACCTGTTCACCATCACCAAATATTCAGGTATTGATCCTGAGATCACCGGTGGTACTACCAACTTTGGTCTGGATGAGGGTGCTTATCCTAACCAACGTCAGTTCCTGGTGGGTGTTAACGTAGGCTTCTGA
- a CDS encoding transmembrane 220 family protein → MKIFNIIWGILFIIFAGLQYNDPDPYIWGPIYLFGAGCCLLAARGRFYRRAYLIGIFVYLAYAAYLFFDKNGVIDWATEHHGENIAETMKATKPWIEETREFFGLFLLIIVLLINYFYAGRRLKKS, encoded by the coding sequence ATGAAAATATTCAACATCATCTGGGGTATCCTGTTCATCATTTTCGCAGGACTGCAATACAATGATCCTGATCCATATATATGGGGCCCCATCTACCTGTTTGGCGCCGGCTGCTGCCTGCTTGCTGCACGTGGCCGCTTTTACAGGCGGGCATATCTTATCGGTATATTTGTATACCTGGCATATGCCGCATATCTTTTCTTTGACAAGAACGGCGTTATAGACTGGGCCACAGAACATCATGGTGAGAATATTGCAGAAACAATGAAAGCAACGAAGCCCTGGATAGAAGAAACACGTGAGTTCTTCGGCTTGTTCCTTCTCATCATAGTGCTGCTGATCAATTATTTCTATGCTGGCAGACGATTGAAGAAGAGCTAG
- a CDS encoding RagB/SusD family nutrient uptake outer membrane protein: MKRTLIRSKYILAAAVVGGVFFFNACSKSFLERDPRGSLTGENVSTKDGIDALLIGAYAALDGQQQDVAAIGTGGPWEAAPSNWIYGSVAGGDAHKGSDATDQPPISLIATGQFDASNGFFNTKWKVLFEGVTRTNIILSLLPNVKDMSAAQVTQVQAEARFLRGHYYFELKKMFGKVPWVDEMHITDYKQPNNTDIWPKIEEDFKFAYESLPPTQSQAGRANKWAAAAYLAKTYVYQKKWTDAKPLFDLITTQGVTAKGDKYALTPRFEDNFDAATKNNSESVFAIQMSANNGTGQISNGNQGEMLNFPYNSPFGCCGFYQPTQDLVNSFRTDANGLPFLEDYNDHAVKSDMKVLSTAPFTPDAGNLDPRLDWTVGRRGIPYLDWGNHPGRSWVRDQDYAGPYAPKKNVYWQYNQDKYKDPNSWAPGSAINLVLIRYSDVLLMAAETEAELTNLDAAQAYVNMVRTRAANPQTRVYKYIDDTKPMGGFSNTPAANYVIASYPAGAFTGMGKDGALKAIRFERKLELAMEGQRFFDIVRWGTAPAELTRFFAYESKITTDLNGGKFVVGRNEHYPIPQRQIDLSFKNGAKTLEQNEGY, encoded by the coding sequence ATGAAACGGACTTTAATAAGATCAAAATATATACTTGCAGCAGCAGTTGTGGGAGGCGTATTCTTCTTTAACGCCTGTAGCAAAAGCTTCCTGGAACGTGACCCCCGCGGCTCACTGACAGGTGAGAACGTATCTACCAAAGATGGTATAGATGCATTACTGATTGGCGCTTATGCCGCACTGGATGGTCAGCAGCAGGACGTAGCTGCTATCGGTACAGGTGGCCCATGGGAAGCAGCGCCCAGCAACTGGATCTACGGAAGCGTAGCCGGTGGCGATGCACACAAAGGCAGTGATGCGACAGACCAGCCGCCTATCAGTCTGATAGCAACCGGTCAGTTTGATGCGAGCAATGGCTTCTTCAATACCAAATGGAAAGTGTTGTTTGAAGGTGTAACACGTACAAATATCATCTTGTCGTTGTTGCCTAATGTAAAGGACATGTCAGCAGCTCAGGTTACGCAGGTGCAGGCAGAAGCGCGTTTCCTGCGTGGTCACTACTACTTCGAACTGAAGAAAATGTTCGGTAAAGTGCCCTGGGTAGACGAGATGCATATCACTGATTACAAACAGCCTAACAATACAGATATCTGGCCGAAGATTGAAGAAGACTTCAAATTTGCATACGAGAGCCTGCCACCTACACAGTCGCAGGCAGGCCGTGCCAACAAATGGGCTGCAGCTGCATACCTGGCTAAGACCTACGTATATCAGAAAAAATGGACAGATGCTAAACCGCTGTTTGACCTGATCACTACACAGGGTGTAACTGCAAAAGGTGATAAATATGCATTGACGCCAAGATTCGAAGACAACTTTGATGCTGCAACAAAGAATAATAGTGAGTCTGTGTTTGCCATTCAGATGTCTGCGAATAACGGTACCGGTCAGATCTCCAATGGTAACCAGGGTGAAATGCTGAACTTCCCTTACAACAGTCCATTTGGTTGCTGCGGATTCTATCAGCCTACACAGGACCTGGTAAACTCTTTCCGTACCGATGCTAACGGATTGCCTTTCCTGGAAGATTATAACGATCATGCAGTAAAAAGCGATATGAAGGTATTGTCTACCGCGCCGTTTACGCCTGATGCCGGTAACCTTGACCCACGTCTTGACTGGACTGTAGGCCGTCGTGGTATTCCTTACCTGGATTGGGGTAACCACCCTGGCCGTAGCTGGGTGCGTGATCAGGATTATGCTGGTCCTTACGCTCCTAAAAAGAACGTTTACTGGCAGTACAACCAGGATAAGTATAAAGATCCTAACTCCTGGGCGCCTGGTTCCGCTATCAACCTGGTGTTGATCCGTTACTCAGATGTATTGTTAATGGCTGCGGAAACAGAAGCAGAACTGACTAACCTGGATGCTGCGCAGGCATATGTAAATATGGTGCGTACCAGGGCTGCTAATCCACAGACCCGTGTATACAAATACATTGACGATACCAAACCAATGGGCGGTTTTTCCAATACACCGGCTGCAAATTATGTAATAGCAAGCTATCCTGCAGGTGCTTTCACCGGAATGGGTAAAGATGGTGCGCTGAAAGCGATCCGTTTTGAGCGTAAACTGGAGCTGGCGATGGAAGGTCAGCGTTTCTTCGACATCGTTCGCTGGGGCACAGCGCCGGCTGAGCTGACCAGGTTCTTTGCTTATGAGTCCAAGATCACTACTGACCTGAATGGCGGTAAATTCGTTGTTGGCCGTAATGAGCATTATCCTATTCCTCAACGTCAGATTGACCTGAGCTTCAAAAATGGCGCTAAGACGCTTGAGCAGAATGAGGGATATTAA
- the prfH gene encoding peptide chain release factor H, translated as MNKSIIQVTAGRGPAECTRVVAKVVELMMKDARRQGLDIQVLESKKGDLKGTLLSAVLLIKEEKGAKQLDAFVKEWRGTVQWIAESPYRKFHKRKNWFVGVEVFDVKEQAKWDLKDVKLESCRASGPGGQHVNKVETAVRGTHLPSGIQVLAMDSRSQLQNKQLCLERLEAKFMSWQMEQLLARRQDQWQEHNELERGRAVKVITDKL; from the coding sequence ATGAACAAGTCAATTATACAGGTAACAGCGGGGAGAGGGCCGGCAGAATGCACGAGGGTAGTGGCAAAGGTGGTAGAGCTGATGATGAAGGACGCCCGCAGGCAGGGACTGGATATCCAGGTACTGGAAAGCAAAAAGGGCGATCTGAAGGGAACACTGTTATCCGCAGTACTTTTAATAAAGGAAGAAAAAGGCGCTAAGCAACTTGACGCCTTCGTAAAAGAGTGGCGGGGTACGGTGCAGTGGATCGCAGAGAGCCCTTACCGTAAGTTCCACAAGCGCAAGAACTGGTTTGTGGGGGTCGAAGTGTTTGATGTAAAGGAGCAGGCGAAATGGGACCTGAAAGATGTGAAGCTGGAATCCTGCCGTGCATCGGGGCCCGGCGGGCAGCATGTGAATAAAGTGGAAACGGCCGTACGGGGTACACATCTTCCATCGGGCATCCAGGTGCTGGCAATGGACAGCCGCTCACAGTTGCAGAATAAACAGCTTTGCCTCGAAAGGCTGGAAGCAAAGTTTATGTCCTGGCAAATGGAACAGCTGCTGGCACGCCGGCAGGATCAGTGGCAGGAACATAATGAACTGGAGAGGGGAAGGGCGGTAAAGGTGATCACAGACAAACTGTGA